The following are from one region of the Aspergillus luchuensis IFO 4308 DNA, chromosome 4, nearly complete sequence genome:
- the sfh5 gene encoding CRAL/TRIO domain protein (COG:U;~EggNog:ENOG410PM5W;~InterPro:IPR011074,IPR036865,IPR042938,IPR036273, IPR001251;~PFAM:PF00650,PF03765;~TransMembrane:1 (o334-353i);~antiSMASH:Cluster_4.11;~go_function: GO:0008526 - phosphatidylinositol transfer activity [Evidence IEA]), producing the protein MADQPEKTAAAAPAAPEAQPSTTTTTTTTEPAVSESQPQPEVEQKVEPVTTGEEAASPAPAAAATEPPVTEPAPAPAQEAPEDKKEEEKPKEETKETKTEEPKEEQKADEPKAEPKAEEAKKEEEQKPAQPEYLAKNPALSQFFDRLSAILSSTGYNEMWGVTLKDSSDVPTVNILIKFLRANEGNVKLAEEQLTKALQWRKEMNPLALTEGRYSAERYGGLGYVTKYPEANGKEVIVTWNVYGNVKSIDQTFGDVDGFIKWRVALMELAVKDLKLSEATTVIDYDGEDPYQMLQVHDYQNVSFLRLNPTIKAASKKTIEVFSMAYPELLREKFFVNVPAIMGWMFAAMKVFLSKNTTRKFHPISNGANLAREFPSLKEKFPKTYGGNGATLEEDAFTVNLEKAQPAPEAPKEEAKEEPKQEQTEAPKEEAKAEPAEAPKEEVKEEAKTEQPAAEEPTKAETAVTAQEAPAAEAK; encoded by the exons ATGGCCGATCAACCCGAAAAgactgccgccgccgctcctGCTGCCCCCGAGGCGcaaccttccaccaccaccaccaccaccactactgaGCCTGCGGTTTCCGAATCCCAGCCTCAGCCCGAAGTCGAACAGAAAGTCGAGCCTGTGACgacaggagaagaagcagcttctcctgcccccgctgccgctgccacgGAACCTCCCGTGACGGAACCCGCTCCCGCTCCCGCCCAGGAGGCCCCCGAAgataagaaggaagaagaaaaacccAAGGAAGAGACCAAGGAGACCAAGACTGAGGAACCCAAGGAGGAGCAAAAGGCGGATGAGCCCAAGGCTGAGCCAAAggccgaagaagcaaagaaggaggaggaacaaaAGCCCGCTCAGCCCGAGTATCTGGCCAAGAACCCGGCCCTCAGCCAGTTCTTCGATCGTCTGTCGGCCATTCTCTCCTCCACTGGCTACAATGAGATGTGGGGTGTCACCCTCAAGGACTCCTCGGATGTCCCCACCGTCAACATTCTCATCAAGTTCCTGCGCGCCAACGAGGGTAACGTCAAGCTGGCCGAGGAGCAGCTCACCAAGGCCCTGCAATGGCGCAAGGAGATGAACCCCCTCGCCCTGACCGAGGGCCGCTACAGTGCTGAGCGCTATGGTGGTCTGGGCTATGTCACCAAGTACCCGGAGGCCAATGGCAAGGAGGTCATTGTCACTTGGAATGTCTATGGTAATGTCAAGTCGATTGATCAGACCTTTGGCGATGTGGATGG ATTCATCAAGTGGCGTGTCGCGCTCATGGAACTCGCTGTCAAGGACCTGAAGCTGAGCGAGGCGACGACCGTGATCGACTACGACGGCGAGGACCCGTACCAGATGCTCCAGGTCCACGACTACCAGAACGTCAGCTTCCTCCGCCTGAACCCCACCATCAAGGCGGCCAGCAAGAAGACCATCGAGGTGTTCTCCATGGCCTACCCCGAGCTGCTGCGGGAGAAGTTCTTCGTTAACGTGCCTGCCATTATGGGCTGGATGTTCGCTGCCATGAAGGTCTTCCTCAGCAAGAACACCACCCGCAAGTTCCACCCCATCTCCAATGGTGCCAACCTGGCCCGCGAGTTCCCTtccctgaaggagaagttccCCAAGACCTACGGTGGTAACGGCGCGAccctcgaggaggatgcgtTCACGGTCAACCTTGAGAAGGCCCAGCCTGCTCCGGAAGCCCCCAAGGAGGAGGCTAAGGAGGAGCCCAAGCAGGAGCAGACCGAGGCCCCTAAGGAAGAGGCCAAGGCAGAACCGGCTGAGGCTCCCAAGGaagaggtgaaggaggaagccAAGACAGAGCAGCCGGCGGCTGAGGAGCCCACCAAGGCAGAGACTGCAGTGACGGCCCAGGAGGCGCCCGCCGCGGAAGCCAAAtaa
- the ERG7_3 gene encoding terpene cyclase/mutase family protein (BUSCO:EOG09260SIZ;~COG:I;~EggNog:ENOG410PHHR;~InterPro:IPR018333,IPR008930,IPR032696,IPR002365, IPR032697;~PFAM:PF00432,PF13243,PF13249;~antiSMASH:Cluster_4.11;~go_component: GO:0005811 - lipid droplet [Evidence IEA];~go_function: GO:0000250 - lanosterol synthase activity [Evidence IEA];~go_function: GO:0016866 - intramolecular transferase activity [Evidence IEA];~go_function: GO:0042300 - beta-amyrin synthase activity [Evidence IEA];~go_process: GO:0016104 - triterpenoid biosynthetic process [Evidence IEA]), producing the protein MSGPHIGPWRTPAQGHLTPDANGDLKTDYTRWRLRDDRGRQTWHYLESDAENEQWPQSIADKYFLGLPTGLPELPKPQTPLQCAENGLEFFSKLQLEPGNWACEYGGPMFLLPVLIITYYVTNTPIPPEYATEIKRYLFARQHPEDGGWGLHIEAHSSVFGTCMNYVTLRLVGVSEEDPRMVKARGLLHQFGGAIYGPHWAKFSLAVLGVMDWECVNPVPPEIWLLPDWVPFAPWRWWIHIRQVFLPMSYLWSKRFSHPLDPLTKQLRQELYTQPYDSIDFAAHRNSIHKADNYYPKTWLLNTLNSLLVNIWNPYLRLPAIVRRAEEWTWELVRMEDENTDYAGLGPVSNPFNMIVCYEHDGPDSYSVRRHRERLHDYMWMKDEGMLMNGTNGVQVWDTAFITQSIVVAGFGDDPKWRPMLTKALEFLEDHQLRENVPDQEKCYRQHRKGAWPFSNKTQGYTVSDCTAEGLRSTIQLQEMHNFPKLISEERLKDSVDCLLLMQNPTGGFTEYETTRASEKVEWLNAAEVFGGIMIGYDYPECTTASVTALSLFSKYYPNYRAAEIKSAKEKAVRYIKRVQRADGSWYGSWGICFTYAAMFALESLASIGETYETSADSRRGCEFLISKQKEDGGWGESYLSSEKHVYVQHEKSQVVQTAWASLALMEAGYPHKEPLRKAMQLLMSRQQSNGEWLQESIEGVFNQSCMISYPNYKLYWPIRALGLYARKFGNEELV; encoded by the exons ATGTCGGGACCTCACATCGGCCCGTGGAGAACTCCCGCCCAAGGCCATCTCACTCCCGACGCCAACGGCGATCTCAAAACCGACTACACGCGCTGGCGTCTCCGCGACGACCGCGGCCGCCAAACCTGGCACTACCTGGAATCCGACGCCGAAAATGAGCAATGGCCTCAATCCATCGCAGATAAGTATTTCCTGGGTCTGCCCACGGGACTTCCCGAGCTCCCTAAACCCCAGACGCCCCTGCAATGCGCCGAGAACGGGCTGGAGTTCTTCTCCAAGTTGCAGCTGGAGCCGGGGAACTGGGCGTGCGAGTATGGTGGGCCCATGTTCTTGCTGCCTGTCTTGATTATCACGTATTATGTTACCAACACGCCTATTCCGCCGGAGTATGCTACCGAGATTAAGCGCTATTTGTTCGCTAGGCAGCATCcggaggatggtgggtgggggTTGCATATTGAAGCTCATAGTTCGGTGTTTGGTACTTGTATGAATTATGTTACGTTGAGGTTGGTGGGTGTGAGTGAGGAGGATCCGAGGATGGTGAAGGCTAGGGGGTTGTTGCATCAGTTTGGGGGTGCTATTTATGGGCCTCATTGGGCTAAGTTCTCGCTGGCTGTCTTGGGTGTTATGGATTGGGAGTGTGTCAATCCGGTGCCGCCGGAGATTTG GCTACTTCCTGACTGGGTGCCATTTGCGCCGTGGCGCTGGTGGATTCATATTCGTCAGGTCTTCTTGCCCATGTCGTATTTGTGGTCGAAGAGGTTCTCGCATCCGTTGGACCCTCTCACCAAGCAGCTGCGGCAGGAGCTGTATACCCAACCGTATGACTCGATTGACTTTGCGGCGCATCGCAACTCAATCCACAAGGCGGACAATTACTACCCCAAGACGTGGCTGCTGAATACCTTGAACTCTCTGCTCGTCAACATCTGGAACCCGTACCTTCGTCTCCCTGCCATTGTGCGTCGCGCGGAGGAGTGGACGTGGGAGTTGGTGCGCATGGAGGACGAGAATACCGACTACGCCGGTCTGGGGCCCGTGAGCAACCCGTTCAACATGATTGTGTGCTACGAGCATGACGGTCCGGACAGCTACTCGGTCCGTCGCCACCGCGAACGGCTGCACGACTACATGTGGATGAAGGACGAGGGCATGCTGATGAACGGCACCAACGGCGTCCAGGTGTGGGATACAGCCTTTATCACGCAGAGTATCGTGGTGGCTGGCTTTGGCGATGACCCGAAATGGCGGCCCATGCTCACCAAAGCCCTGGAGTTCCTGGAAGACCATCAGCTGCGCGAGAACGTGCCGGACCAGGAGAAATGCTACCGCCAGCACCGCAAGGGCGCATGGCCATTCAGCAACAAGACGCAGGGATACACGGTCAGTGACTGCACTGCCGAGGGACTGCGCTCGACCATCCAGCTGCAGGAGATGCACAACTTCCCGAAACTCATCTCGGAGGAGCGGTTGAAGGACAGCGTCGACTGTCTGCTCCTGATGCAGAACCCTACTGGTGGGTTCACCGAGTACGAAACCACACGGGCATCCGAGAAGGTGGAGTGGCTCAACGCAGCCGAGGTATTCGGTGGAATCATGATCGGATACGACTATCCCGAGTGCACGACCGCGTCCGTCACCGCGCTCTCCCTCTTCAGCAAGTACTATCCGAACTACCGGGCCGCGGAGATCAAGTCCGCCAAGGAAAAGGCCGTGCGGTACATCAAGCGGGTGCAGCGCGCCGACGGCAGCTGGTACGGATCGTGGGGCATCTGCTTCACGTACGCGGCGATGTTTGCGCTGGAGAGTCTGGCCAGCATCGGAGAGACGTACGAGACGAGCGCGGACTCCCGACGCGGATGCGAGTTTCTCAtctcgaagcagaaggaggaCGGCGGCTGGGGCGAGTCATACCTCAGCAGCGAGAAGCACGTCTATGTGCAGCACGAGAAGTCGCAGGTCGTGCAGACCGCATGGGCCAGTCTGGCGCTGATGGAGGCCGGGTATCCGCATAAGGAGCCGCTGCGAAAGGCAATGCAGCTGCTGATGTCGCGGCAGCAGTCCAACGGAGAGTGGTTGCAGGAGTCGATTGAGGGAGTGTTTAACCAATCTTG CATGATTTCGTACCCCAACTATAAGTTGTACTGGCCGATCCGGGCGTTGGGATTGTATGCGCGCAAGTTTG